TAGTAGTGAAAACTAGGGATGTCCCAATACCACTTTTTTGCAGACAAGACCGGCGCAAGTACCGATACTAGTATCGGTATCGGAACATCCCtagtgaaaacaaatatttaaatgtaagcttagagtcatttaaaaaagccaaaaaaattcatttattcttttaaaGCAACAGAAAAAACAGTGTCTTTAAAAGCTCACCACAGTCTGTTTTGGTCTTCCATCTTGGTTAAAGTGACGCTCCACATATTCCGAGGACAGGAGGTGACTGCAGAGAGAGATGAGATACTTTCTGCTAACTCTTGCTTTCGTCTTGAAACACACGGTCATCATTTCAATCCAGACGAATTTCACATTAAAGTGGCCATACGGCTAAACTAACTAGAGAAAACATGCCATTACTTTGCCATATTAAATGGAATTCAGTTTATTCTTGTTGTATTTCAGTGTTTCAAATTCAGCATTATTATAACAAAAATGTCACGCCTACACACTCAATTCTCTGTTCTGAGACAAGAACAGAAGCTAGTACTGTAGCAATGCTAACTATGGAGGCAGAGAGAGTTGCAAGCTTGAAACTGAATTTTACATTGCTGGCACTAGTGCTGCAAGATAAAGAAGCTCGAAAATgccttattattttattttaatataaaaattTTTAACCAGAAAGCCGCCATTTTAATTGCGCTTATCTGCATGCAGGACAAAAATCTTTCTCCATCATCGTGGAATCTAAATTTACTCGCTTGTCTTAGTCAAATGGATTGAATCTCATGAATATAAATGCACCACTTCGGTATTCCCCGACTTGTCATGCGGAATCATGGGCAGCAATGTGCGAGCAGAGGCAGCAACAAAGCCACTGAGTCTCCAGTAGTGTTTGAGAGAGTAACTCACTGGTTCAACTCCAGGTCCAGAATGAAGGTCCGTCCAAACGCGTCCACTTGGAAAGAGCTCTGGGCCAAGTGGATCGGCTGCGAGATAAACGGAATTGGTGGTAAATCAAGAGCAACAAAACAATTTGTGTTAAATGTGTGTACGCCTCCGGGATGTTTTTGACTAGCTGAATTATTCAGCAGCAGTCGATGCGGCGCTGAAAGCATCTCGCTGGCGGATGATTGATAAAGTGACAGAGTGCGTCAGGTTGCCAGGACCCCTGACCCATTAAGAGCCGGTGCTGTGTGATGAATGAAAGGGAGGCAACTTGTCGTCGTTTATCAGCGTGAAAGTGACTTGTGTGCATCTGCCAGAGGTGTCGAGGCGGCCGGGCCAGCGGAGGATTTAGACTCGGTTGTAAATGTCTGAGTCACAGTCTGGAGGAAGCAGCTGTGAATCACCAATGCTAATAAAAGGACAGGTTCCAAGCCGACATTTACAGTGGATGAATAGTTGACTATTGTTCAACTAGAACAAAGTGTTTAATGTAGGAGGTCTTGAGTTTACCCTCAATTCTACTCTAAATAGTGAGCTCGAATGGCTCATGATGGGCGGAGCTTCGTCCTGCTGGACCCCCAAGCTTACACAGTGCTGCTTCATATTTAATGGGGCCACACTTCTACGCACCCCTGAATAATGCAGGGCTCGGCACGGCAGCCGGCTGATCATCTGTGAGGACTGAATATTTCAAGGTGAGCGCTGTCATGTGGCCACGGAGCCTTGTGCAAACGTACACGCAAATATTTGCCGGGACGCCACGTTTACAACCGACGCACGCCGCCCAGGCTCAGCAACTCGGCCGTGGATGTTGTGAGGGGTTTTTCAATGACTAACTGGGTCAGAGTCACGAGCGGGGAAAAGTACTGCAAGACACCACCCAGTTCTGTCTCTCTGTGTAGCTGGAGCCGCATGAGCAGCAGAGAGCATAAAAGCTGGCTCCACTCGGCTGTCACGCCCAGACACATGACGCCTGTGCGCATTCCTACACTGCACACGCAGCGTTTGAAACCAGATTTGCAAAATCTAACTTTCAAACGTAGTGGAGGACAAAACAGAGACTACATTGTGCAGCACCTTTGACTTTAAAACATGTGCTTTATGATGGAAAAGTTACAGACACCCTGCTTGTGTGAAAGGCAGGGTAGACTTAAAGGAGACATGGTGAGTCCAGGGGGTATCCCACCTCTAACTCACAGGTATAAGGCTCCAGTCCGGAGGGAGGGAACACGGCGGCAGTAACACTTCTTTCAGCAATGTTGACCTTCATGTTTTGCTTCTGCTGAATTAAATGATGAAATTCTTGCCATAGAACACCACATACCGATGTGTCCCCGGTGCTGTTCTTCACCCTGGTACCCAAATATTGATGCGCCATTTCCTCTTCCGACTTGATCTGCTGGACCAGCCGCTTTGGGTAGGTGACTTCAGTCCCTGAGTCACTGCTGCCGGGTCGTCCAGCCAAGGAGAACCAGTCCCAGGCTGCTCCATCCTTCACTGGGCTCTTGTCAGATCCTGTCATGAAGGTAGCAGACATCATGCCGGGTGATAATATAACCTTCATTTTGTCATCTCAACTGTCACAAGGAAACAAAGTGCCACAAGTGCATCTCTGCTGTCGGACAAATATAGAGCGGACGTTCTGTTTTTCAGCAGGACATGCTGACACTGCAGCTCAGCCCAACCCACTTCCCCGAACAGTCTTGATGGGAGGAAATTAGATATCATAGACGAAAGCTGACTAATCACACAGCCacaaagcatatatatatatatatatatatccatccagccatcctcaTCCGCTGAGCCATTGCTGAGTCGCGggacagcagcttcagaaggtcactgcaaacgcccttctcctgggcaacatcaACCAGCTCCGACTgtggatcccgagacgctcccaggccagtgtagagatagAAACACCggcatccagggggcatcctcatgagatgcccgaactgactcctctcactacggagaagcagtggctctactccgagtctctcccgagtgacagaactcctcaccctatctctaagggaggcGCCTGCCACCCAACTCATTTGAACTGCTTGTATCATGGAGCTCATTCTTTCGGTCACGACCCACAGCTCATTACTCCCTACATAGCGACGCCAGCCCCCAagtccatgtgacttcagattaATCCTCTCAAGTCAACTACATACTTATTTACTGGCTGCTTGAGAGATTTCTGGCAGCCAGGATCAGTTGTTGGAGAACAATTTGATAGCTCTCATTGGGGACAAGTGTAATAGTCAGCCAAAGGATAACATTCTTTTCTGAGTAAACAGAATGTTTAGCCAGATTGTATCCGTGTGTCTGGTACGAaaagataaaagaaaagaactatgtgacttttttttaaagggaggAAGCAGGGTGAAGTTTAAAGAAGCCATGATATTATTTGTATAAAACATacactttattttaatatacacgTTAAAGAGtctcaaaataaaattgtaacGTATGAAAAGTACGTGACGTAATGAAGAGTatcatttcagttttcagtggTGATGTGTTGATGACACTTCATGAAACTGGGTCCTAACTTGAATGGTTGCGTTCTGGGTTTAAAAGAAGATGAGGCCTCGTCTGAAAACtgagacactgcttcatgaaacctcatcaacccaccaACAGTGAAGTCTATGGGTAAAACATGTGACTATGTACAGGCACATTGTAACTGCAAAAGACCTATAAGAATTCACGAGTTAGGATTCAATACTAAATTATACTCAGTACTGTATATGAATACTATGAGGGCCGCATAAGTACAGTCAGAGGGTCAAATGTGGCCCTCCGGCCGCACTTGTCTCACGCCAGGTTTGGACCAAAGGAGGCGTCAGTGGGAGCAGAGAATCTGTATCTCCGCACCTAGTTGACACACTACCTCCCGACTCTGGTGTCCACCTCACTTTGTTTGAGAGAGAGGTCGTTTAAACTGCTGAAGATTCATATATTTTTAGCCGATCCAGAATGAAATATTTGCCTTAAATTCTTTACAGACAAATTCAGTGTATCCAGTATTCAAAGTCAAGAGAATAAAGGTATTTAATGTGTAGATTATGCGTGATAAACATATTCTCCATGACCCACAGATGCATCAGCGCTACATTAATTAACCAATTTGAATTATTAAAGATGAGCAACTCAGGTTTTTCAAGTGAcattatgaataaataatgattcAGTTGAAATGTGTTGATGCAGCAAATCGACAGCAGCAAAGACCAGCCAGACGATTGACAGcctcctggaaaaaaaacaagtgatggTGCAGAAATGGGAACGGAAAAGAGGTATTTCCCCGACACCCCTCCCGCCTCCTCCCCACCTCACCTGCGATCGCAAGCCTCTCGCCCACTGCAGCAAAGAGCATGAAGCACCACACCGCCAGCATCCTCTTCACATGCTCCCCGCAATCACAACATGGTGAGCCGCGAAAACCCCGAGCAGAGACAGGAGCCGCGGACCGGCGGCCTCAGGCGATGACAGGGAGTCCGAGGGCTAGGTCCACATCCGCCGAGCTCATCTCTCGGCGCCGAGGAGGTCCTCCTCGCTTGGCATGTTAAAAGATGGAAGggcggcaaaaaaaaaacagcacgggATTGTAGCGAGGTTCGGTCCGGGGTGATCAGAGAGCGGCCGGGGAGGAGAGCGCGCAGCGCGGATGCATGCCTGCGCTGCgtaatgggtggatggatggagcggTGTGCATGTCAGTCTGCAGTATGCGGAAACGGAGGGATGGGAAAGCGGAGGGAAGTGCGTTGGTCTGCGGCGAGGAGGACACGCGGGACCGTGGTACCCGCCCTCATCCCGGTCAGTCTCCTCCTCCCGTTGCCATGCAGCAGGGAGAGGATGCGACAGCTGAGCAGCAAGAAGGATGGCCCCTCTGTGTTCTTATATCATGATGGCGCACATTAAAAACAAGGCGGCTGTAGGCGgcagcaacattaaaaaaaaaagatcccatCAACAAGTTGATATGTGGAGGTGAACTCAGGCTTGGGAGGGCGAGTCTGATCATTGAGAGAGATGACTTGCTGAAAACCAAGTCACCTGGTTTGAGTCTTGAAGAGAGAAGTAGCCATTGAAAGTTGTTGAAGTagactttttgtttattttgtcaggCAAATTTAAGGCCTAAATTCACCCATCAATAAGCTTTACACAGCACTGAGAGAAATTCCTGTTAACCAATTTTAACAAAGGTCTCTAATATGTTCAGAAAAATCTGCGGTGACCTTGACTTGAGCTGGCTACTGCAACATATCCTTTTAATAGAACCCCATTCCCCCCtctgaatatttcatccatTACATCTCCTTTGAGAATGCACCCCAATAGTTGCGGCTTTGAGTACCACCCACCCAATACAGTGGCCTAGAGCTCATATTTGCACAGTGCTTTTTCCAAACGTCTCCCTCATGCTGACGATACATGTTTGTCTGAGTGGCTTCTCTGGGACACATCAGTTCACATTACCTGGTGAGCTGCACAAAATGTCATGGATGATTCATCAATACAGCAAAGAGCCATAGGCTTTTATGTGCTGTATTTTTACTAATATACAGGGGAAATATATAAGGATTCAGCAAAACGATGAATCGGGGGCAAAAGTCGAAGTCAGCGCACTGCATCTATGAAGattacacaaaataataattttgaaataaattccaCTCACATCCACATTCTGAACCAGAACGTACActtgctgccctctgctgtaCTTATGCTTACATTACAAATACACGTCATTCCTGTCCCAAACTGCCGTCATTTTCCTattaaaaaaggaataaaaaattGGGATCATAAGAATCCAGGTGCAGTGGTCGGTGGTCATTCATGGTGAAAGGGACCCGAGTCTAAAGTCAAGAGGCCACCACTTCTCCCAAGCCATTTTCTCAGATGTTCAAGAgccagaagaagagaagaagagccaGTCTGATGAGGTGCAGCCAGAAAGTCATTCACACAATGGACTGTCAGAAGACCATGAGCAGCTGACCCAAATGTCGGGTCTCACTGAAGGACCATGTTCGAAGAATGAGAAGTGATGAATCTAACAGACTGATGCTGGTGGTTCAGATCGTGTTGGACTTCGGGCTTCACGTCAGCAATTCAGGCCAACAGGCCGAGACATGGAGCATTATTTGAATAAGTCGACAGTTGACGGTGAAGGTTCAAAATGGGCAGCATTCTGGGAGAGTAGCAGTAGAGGAATGAAGAAATGGATTGAAACTCAGTCAAACTGTTTGGATAGCATTTGTTTGCACGCAGAAAGGTTGATATGGGAACAGAACAGAGAAGGATTTCTTGGTTGTAAGTCGAAAGCAGTTAATGAGAAACCCAGATCTCCCAGTGAGATTCATGACCACAGCAATGCAGAACATgaggcagcagaggaagagaggttGGGAGAACTTCTGTCCGATTCCCATGTTTGACAACAGGCCGGAAAAGACTAGGAAATAAGGAAAGTTGACACGAACCAGGCGGCTGCGTGGTTACCCTTTAAAAaggtgaattaaaaatgaaaaatgatgcaCAATTTCGGGGGATTCGACCACTGTAGTGACATTTGTTTTATCACCACTGTTATTTCATGGAATAATAGCGAGCCAAGGGGTTTAAAATGACCTGACGAAAGGTCAGTTGTCCTGTGTATGAGTTTAACTGAGGAAAACATTGCTTCTTTTCCATTAAAAAGATATGTCAGTAGCTCCACTGCGGGTGCGCCTGAGTCTCAGTGTTCATCTACAAGAAAATGATCTTCCAAAATGAAAACTTAAAAGCTTTAATTCAATATATTTTGGgagagtggaggagaggtcAACGAGGTTAATGAGCTCCAGGGTCCCTGCAATAAACCAGCTGGTGCCAATTGAAGTAATGAGGCGCTTCCAACAGGCTATAAAGGAGCGACGAAGCGGCGCCTCGGAGATCTGGAGCGAGCGCGTCACCTGAAGCAGACAATGAGCGGTGTTCAGAAAGGAAAGCGAGCGGCGGTGAGGTGTGCGACCTGTGGCGCCTCGTTCAGCCGGGGGTGGAAGCTGAAGGAGCACGAGGCTGCGCACACCGGACAGGTGCGCTCTGAGAAATCACCTGTCTGCGTCCCACAACTGACTGGTCCTTAACTTGACCCGCAGCGTCCGGTGCTGTGCCCCGTCAGCGGGTGCGGCCGTCGCTTCACCAGAAGTTCCCACCTGAGGCAACACGCGCTGCAGCACACCGGGGTGAAGACGTTCAGGTGAGTCAGGGCAGACTGGTGTAAAACACTCACGCGTACACGCTGCGTTTCAGGTGTCAGACGCCTGGTTGCGCCTCTGGTTTCAGCAATGCCGGGCAACTGAAGAGACACGTGGGCATGACTCACAGAGACAAGACTCAATACTTCAAGGTAGGACTTATTGTTAAACACCAGAGGGCGCCATTTAGAAACGTTGCAATTCCATTTGCAGGAAGCGAACTACTTACCGTTGCGCAATAAAATCTCAATTATAACTACATTTTATTTgcacaaaaaaacatctcagGTGTTAAAATGTTAATGTAGCTTTGTAATTGGACACCTGCTTCAGTGTGAACTGTATCTTTAGTGTCTGCAGCCAAAGTGCTCCTTGACTTTTAAGAAGCGCCGCTTGCTGAAGCTCCATCTGAAGGAACATGGAGTGACACCGAAATTCAAGTAGGTATCACTTTTTTTGACGCTCAGACTTAAGAGAATGTTGTCTGGGACTTGCTTCAAATCTCTTTCCCCTAATAGGTGTTCAAAGGATGGATGCCTGTCTGTGTTCCCCTCCCATGTCGCCCGTCATGCCCATGAAAAGAAGCATGCTGGTGAGTAAGTTTATATCTTAAAGGTGTATGAACTGACGCCCATTGTACAGGTTACCGCTGCCAAATGGCCGACTGCTCCTTTATTGAGCATAGTTGGAGTAAACTTCAGAGACACATGGCCCAACACACAGGTAAACATGCTTGCGCATGAGCTGAAGCGAGGCTTGTTACTGCAGGAGAAGTCTTTGTTGATACGGTTTTCAGTTTCATATGTTTGCAAAACCTGCAAAAAAGAGTTCAAGAAGGAGGATGCTCTGCGCCGGCACAGACGGGCGCACGCGTCTCATAAACCCGTCCTGGTGTGTCCCAGAGAGGGCTGCCAGGCTTACTTCTCCACCACCTTCAATCTGCAGCATCACATCCGCAAGGTTCACCTGGAGCTCCTCAAGTATCGGTGCTCCTTCCCTGACTGTCCGCGGGAGTTCGCCATGCGTGTGAGTAGAGGTTCAGCTGCTCGGATTATTCGTAGAAGCCGTTAAGATCTTTGTGTCACGCAGGAGAGCATGACCAGGCACCTGCTTCACCATGACCCCAGCAGCGGCCCGTTAAAGGTGAACCATGAATGACAAGTTTGCCGTCATCACATTTATTAAATGCGGATATTCTTCAGAAACAAAAGCGCTCCAAGAAGGCCTGGCATAAACGCCTTGATGGGCATCAGCTTCCCTTGGTGGAGGGCAACCTGCATCACCTCTTCGCACTGCGCATGAGGATCTCGCGTCGCGCCAAAGTGGAGACCACCCTCTCGGGCCTCTTCAACGAGCGGAAGATCCCCCATTACGTGGACCCTGAGGTGGACCTGCGCCTCCTGTTCGCCAGAAAGTCCCAGGGATCTTTTGAGGGCAGACCTGCGACTCCGGTCCTGACAAGTTGAACTGACCGGAGCAGAGTTGATCAGCGAGTAAATTTCAGTTGGAAGTTCGAACTATATTGGGTCGCTTTTGTTTTATGCTTTTTCAAATGTAGCTGAAATACATTTAATGTTTAAAGCATCTGTCAAGACTGAGTTTCATTTTAACAAATGTCAAGTGTAACATGACCTTTGTTGACCCAATAAACTAAGTTTTCAATCAGTCCTACTGTATTCTAGTGTGAGCGGAATCTGTCcaggtgtgaaatgtttttgttcaaacaCCAGCGCGTCGGTTCTTTTCTGCTTCAGCTGGTCTCTGATCTGTGACATTTCTGCGTTGGAGATGGCTGTTGAAAAGTGAACAAGAGATGACTCAAATTTTCACTGTGGGAGGATGAGACTTCACTTTAAAAACGTGGCTAAATGGGAATGGAAAACGCACATTATACAACAATGAAATGAGTGCGTGTGTTCAGAGTGCTCATTTGGTCTCTTTGAATGCAGGAATTTAAGTGTTAGTGGTCTAAAATGCTTCTGGTTTAGTGGACGTCGCTTGTCTAAAAGCACTGGGCTGAATCACTCTTTAATAGTAGCTTGTGACAGACTCTATTTAATGCCATACAGTAATCTATATTCCAAATGAAGCTGTTCTCCGCTGTCCATTAGCCTTCCTTCTGACTGACCTGGCTGTGCTCTCAGCTTTTATCCTCAAATTCTGTCCTTCATGATGATGCCATGAGAGACTTATGACGCCGACCTTCCCGTGATCAATGAGCTTGCTGGTGCAACCAAACACTACTTCACCTGCAGCTCACACTCCTGCTCTTCTGAAAGGCCAAGCCAATTAAGCGCACACTGAGGCTGACCTTTGGTGCTGGAGGCAGCTTTTCCTCTCCTATTTCATGttgataaatatgaaaaaaaaatcacgagtAGTGTCACTGACAGGTGTGTGTCCTCGGATTAAAGCCACATCACACGTGTGGGACTAGGTTTAATAATGAAACGCTCAATTGGTTGGTGGTAATAGGGGCGGAGTCTGCCGACAGAAAAGGTCAGTATGGCAGGCATGTGGGCTTCTAGCTGTGAGGTGAACGTCTCTCTGGGAAAAACAATGTTGCACTTGAAGACTTGACCACACGACAATCagacattttgccatgactcAGCACGTACAAGTCATGTGGAGCCGGCGCAGATCCGGGCCATAcattaactatatatatatatatatataggagttcctggtccactgatcacacaagacacgtcacagctaggatgataacaacaacaacaaacatggaggaatccctgaacaaaagcaaacaacaaaagcatctgtttgctttggttcagggctgtttttcgctacacaatgttccagggtttccactactctgaatgtacttgaaattcttgtaaaattgaaattcttaaacaaatattttcaagacattaatagagctttagtttcaataaggtgatataaaaacttgaatatagccaccatcgtgatttattgtgcaattgtcaaactgatgcaaaataaacaatagctGACTCCACGGTGGATTTCTGGATCAGGTGTGGAGGTCATGACTGCGTCTGATTCCCATGCAGATCTGACTTATACTTACCTGACTTACCTACTTATAGCTGGATCTATCCGAGCACCATGCTCTGTCTTTTCTGCGATATGCTTCCATGGCTTCAGGTGACACTGCACCGCGGAAGGTAGAAACAAggctgacttcagtgtcactCTGGGGCT
The genomic region above belongs to Synchiropus splendidus isolate RoL2022-P1 chromosome 19, RoL_Sspl_1.0, whole genome shotgun sequence and contains:
- the 42sp43 gene encoding P43 5S RNA-binding protein-like translates to MRKRRDGKAEGSALVCGEEDTRDRGYKGATKRRLGDLERARHLKQTMSGVQKGKRAAVRCATCGASFSRGWKLKEHEAAHTGQRPVLCPVSGCGRRFTRSSHLRQHALQHTGVKTFRCQTPGCASGFSNAGQLKRHVGMTHRDKTQYFKCLQPKCSLTFKKRRLLKLHLKEHGVTPKFKCSKDGCLSVFPSHVARHAHEKKHAGYRCQMADCSFIEHSWSKLQRHMAQHTVSYVCKTCKKEFKKEDALRRHRRAHASHKPVLVCPREGCQAYFSTTFNLQHHIRKVHLELLKYRCSFPDCPREFAMRESMTRHLLHHDPSSGPLKKQKRSKKAWHKRLDGHQLPLVEGNLHHLFALRMRISRRAKVETTLSGLFNERKIPHYVDPEVDLRLLFARKSQGSFEGRPATPVLTS